From one Nycticebus coucang isolate mNycCou1 chromosome 14, mNycCou1.pri, whole genome shotgun sequence genomic stretch:
- the LOC128564977 gene encoding ADP-ribosylation factor-like protein 4A, producing the protein MGNGLSEQTSTLSSLPSFQSFHIVILALDCTGKTTVLYRLQFNEFVNTVSTKGFNTEKIKVTLGNSETVTFHFWDVGGQEKLRPLWKSYTRCTDSIVFVVDSVDVKRMEEAKTELHKITRISENQGVPVLIVANKQDLRNSLSLSEIEKLLAMGELSSSTPWHLQPTCAIIGDGLKEGLEKLHDMIIKRRKMLQQQKKKR; encoded by the coding sequence ATGGGGAATGGACTGTCAGAGCAGACTTCTACCCTGTCCAGCTTGCCTTCATTTCAGTCCTTCCACATTGTTATTCTGGCTTTGGACTGTACTGGAAAGACAACTGTTTTATACAGGCTGCAGTTCAATGAATTTGTAAATACTGTATCTACTAAAGGATTTAACACTGAGAAAATTAAAGTAACCTTAGGAAATTCTGAAACAGTCACTTTTCACTTCTGGGATGTAGGTGGTCAGGAGAAATTAAGGCCACTGTGGAAGTCATATACCAGATGCACAGACAGCATTGTGTTTGTTGTGGACTCTGTTGATGTCAAAAGGATGGAAGAAGCCAAAACTGAACTTCATAAAATAACTAGGATATCAGAAAATCAGGGAGTCCCTGTACTTATAGTTGCTAACAAACAAGACTTGAGAAACTCATTGTCTCTTTCAGAAATTGAGAAATTGTTAGCAATGGGTGAACTGAGTTCATCTACTCCTTGGCATCTGCAGCCTACCTGTGCAATCATAGGAGATGGACTAAAGGAAGGACTTGAGAAACTACATGATAtgataattaaaagaagaaaaatgttgcaacaacagaaaaagaaaagatga